One segment of Panicum virgatum strain AP13 chromosome 1K, P.virgatum_v5, whole genome shotgun sequence DNA contains the following:
- the LOC120701195 gene encoding probable long-chain-alcohol O-fatty-acyltransferase 4 translates to MSTALMDGELGALVKVSAVVWAVMSYARLAAARLRPGAPRLAALLPVVVLLYTIPFAFSTTTFRGTSGFFLTWLGSFKLLLLAAGSGPLDPSLRLHQFVCSASLPVKLRQSNSKEKSKAPARGPARILLCGAVIPAIIYAYQFKNSMNRYQLLALYTLHIYFSLDLLLATVHTVIHNLLGMEMEPQVDHPYLASSLRDFWGRRWNLMVPSILRPSVFRPVRARLGAAAGVLATFLVSGLMHELIFYYIMWTPPSGEVTAFFVLHGACAAAEGWWASHAGWWCPPRAAAVPLTLAFVAGTGFWMFLPAMVNGGLDEMVLQECQGMVVLMEQAGRRLAGATDLVSSTM, encoded by the coding sequence ATGTCGACGGCGCTAAtggacggcgagctcggcgcTCTCGTGAAGGTCTCGGCGGTTGTGTGGGCGGTGATGTCCTacgcccgcctcgccgcggcgcgTCTCCGGCCCGgtgcgcctcgcctcgccgcgctccTGCCCGTTGTCGTGCTCCTCTACACGATCCCCTTCGCCTTCTCGACCACCACATTCCGCGGCACCTCGGGCTTCTTCCTCACCTGGCTCGGCTCCTTCAAGCTTCTCCTCCTCGCTGCCGGCAGCGGACCGCTCGACCCATCCCTCCGTCTCCACCAGTTCGTCTGCTCTGCTTCCCTCCCCGTCAAGCTCCGGCAGTCCAACAGCAAAGAAAAGAGCAAAGCTCCCGCCCGCGGCCCCGCCAGGATACTCCTCTGCGGCGCCGTCATCCCGGCCATCATCTACGCGTACCAATTCAAGAACTCCATGAACCGGTACCAGCTCCTCGCCCTGTACACCCTGCACATCTACTTCTCGCTGGATCTCCTCCTCGCCACCGTCCACACAGTAATCCACAACCTCCTCGGCATGGAGATGGAGCCGCAGGTGGACCACCCGTACCTGGCGTCGTCGCTGCGTGACTTCTGGGGCCGGCGCTGGAACCTCATGGTGCCCTCCATCCTCCGGCCGTCGGTGTTCCGCCCCGTGCGCGCGCGcctcggcgccgcggccggcgtccTGGCGACGTTCCTCGTGTCCGGCCTCATGCACGAGCTGATTTTCTACTACATCATGTGGACCCCGCCCAGCGGCGAGGTGACGGCGTTCTTCGTCCTGCacggcgcgtgcgcggccgcggAGGGCTGGTGGGCGTCGCACGCGGGCTGGTGGTGCCCGCCTCGGGCGGCCGCGGTGCCGCTGACGCTGGCGTTCGTGGCGGGGACGGGGTTCTGGATGTTCCTCCCGGCCATGGTCAACGGCGGCCTTGACGAGATGGTGCTCCAGGAGTGCCAGGGCATGGTGGTGCTCATGgagcaggccggccggcggctcgccggcgccacGGATCTCGTCTCCTCGACCATGTGA
- the LOC120654223 gene encoding uncharacterized protein LOC120654223, which yields MMGSENNHFVDYCYDEMIGHVNIEDCELDEAVFEFYKKEKIKQLKSKLTPAELNVIVNDKKSLGINKHEVKHGFSRVSAKYFSEVIEALTPDQRKVISDYGFGSLLMYEKCVVPTKFINWLAHQIDVPTSEIVVNGKFIHFNKVSVHKVLGAPIGGDLLIVDCEAGEAFVLSKFNLTKLPPVSFFGDKIKNNESLPDDDMFICFMMVALPCFLCPDPSMYPSTKYMIAFKDLSRFQNIDWSLNVYEWLIGAVRKFCFGVGKSLRSIHTFGGCSYVLAVLYLDCLNFGTFDVTRMTPRILVWKGSMIKHYSDLDELNAYQYGKRCFRDIIDTLYCETNDVDYNASEHTSYTPSASGFRSRLECLFGRMLNTKQIDGICGIFDADCTKIPRKQQKHSEKLIFQMLNLFAEFIQNPSNKANDNTKEKFATTSVVNPLQCANFKTRCNANDASASKPAAIDAIFGVLNCPTPGFVLSTPGLITKRNLDMNDVSSAHDCHILKKLKPLPHPKKMAGKSLLFDLDPCGNDVDIAVHVNKCRKEKVPDIVILKENNFQDKIRKMCTINDELYNKEFTSSKGTIPRASKCNAADRTNIDNKGSSMSFVDDNDICPIDVDASVAGDGMTNKSVRFPITAQERKNYTVICKLASSSQYAKCVIVDIGGCNLKFFSLGDSMALDHKVCTFVVNCICRKFFLDERPTISLKHYFFSCVSVVFMSDSDDYSYIERCFNGAASVLPLPLCELLFFPVLYCEHWFLFVVDLKQKMFLFLDSYFSKDDDYSVLTRRKLIPRFCHAWDMFVGSNVDFQHFKIAYPRVPKQSNTVDCGVFVIKFMEIWHFGADLRKDFSAEDIPNIRIQIVNDLLMSEHNKADRVVVTNFHGQV from the exons ATGATGGGCAGTGAGAACAACCATTTTGTTGATTATTGTTATGATGAAATGATT GGTCATGTTAATATTGAGGATTGTGAGCTTGATGAAGCTGTCTTTGAGTTCTACAAGAAAGAG AAAATCAAGCAACTAAAGAGCAAGCTTACACCAGCTGAGTTGAATGTTATTGTGAATGataag AAAAGTCTTGGTATAAACAAGCATGAAGTAAAACATGGTTTCAGTCGTGTATCAGCAAAGTATTTCAGTGAAGTCATTGAGGCATTAACCCCTGATCAGAGAAAGGTGATATCTGATTATGGCtttggtagtttactcatgtatgAGAAATGTGTGGTTCCAACAAAATTTATCAACTGGCTCGCTCATCAAATTGATGTCCCCACATCTGAGATAGTTGTGAATGGTAAATTCATACATTTCAACAAGGTGTCAGTCCACAAAGTGCTTGGCGCTCCTATTGGTGGTGATCTTTTGATTGTTGATTGTGAGGCTGGCGAAGCTTTTGTTTTATCCAAGTTCAATCTGACCAAGCTACCACCTGTCAGTTTTTTTGGTGACAAGATAAAGAATAATGAATCATTGCCTGATGATGATATGTTTATTTGTTTCATGATGGTTGCCTTACCATGCTTCCTCTGCCCTGATCCTAGCATGTATCCAAGCACCAAATATATGATTGCATTCAAGGATTTAAGTCGTTTCCAAAATATTGATTGGTCGTTGAACGTATATGAATGGTTGATTGGAGCAGTTCGAAAATTCTGCTTTGGTGTTGGGAAGTCTTTGAGATCTATCCATACTTTTGGTGGTTGCTCATATGTCCTTGCT GTCTTATATCTAGACTGCCTCAATTTTGGTACTTTTGATGTCACTCGAATGACTCCAAGAATCTTGGTATGGAAAGGTTCAATGATCAAGCATTATTCTGATTTAGATGAGTTAAATGCGTACCAATATGGCAAAAGATGTTTTCGGGATATTATTGATACTTTGTATTGTGAG ACAAATGATGTTGATTATAATGCTTCTGAGCACACTTCGTACACCCCATCGGCTTCTGGTTTCAGATCAAGACTTGAGTGTTTGTTTGGTAGAATGTTGAATACAAAG CAAATTGATGGAATTTGCGGTATATTTGATGCTGATTGTACTAAGATCCCAAGGAAGCAACAGAAACATTCGGAGAAGTTGATATTTCAGATGCTTAATTTGTTTGCTGAGTTCATTCAAAATCCAAGTAACAAAGCTAATGATAACACTAAAGAAAAGTTTGCCACCACAAGTGTTGTTAATCCTTTACAAT GTGCAAACTTTAAGACTCGTTGTAATGCCAATGATGCTTCTGCATCAAAGCCTGCTGCTATTGATGCAATTTTTGGTGTTTTGAATTGTCCTACACCAG GTTTTGTTTTATCCACACCTGGACTTATTACGAAGCGGAATTTGGACATGAATGATGTTTCATCTGCTCATG ATTGCCATATCTTGAAAAAGCTTAAACCATTGCCCCACCCAAAGAAGATGGCCGGTAAATCTCTTCTCTTTGACCTTGACCCATGTGGAAACGATGTGGACATAGCTGTTCATGTTAACAAATGTCGCAAAGAG aaaGTACCAGATATAGTTATTCTTAAAGAGAATAATTTTCAAGATAAGATTAGGAAAATGTGCACTATAAATGATGAACTATATAACAAGGAATTCACCTCTTCTAAAGGGACAATCCCACGTGCAAGTAAATGCAATGCAGCAGACAGAACTAATATTGACAACAAGGGTTCTTCTATGTCTTTTGTGGATGACAATGATATTTGTCCAATTGACGTTGATGCATCTGTTGCTGGTGATGGAATGACTAACAAAAGTGTAAGATTTCCTATAACTGCACAAGAAAGGAAGAATTACACAGTTATTTGTAAGCTTGCATCAAGTTCCCAATATGCAAA GTGTGTTATTGTTGATATTGGGGGCTGCAACTTAAAATTTTTCTCTCTTGGTGACTCCATGGCCCTGGATCATAAAGTATGCACCTTTGTGGTGAACTGCATTTGCCGGAAATTCTTTTTGGATGAACGTCCTACTATTTCTTTGAAGCACTATTTCTTTTCCTGTGTCTCT GTTGTATTCATGAGCGACTCTGATGACTATTCATACATAGAAAGGTGCTTCAATGGAGCTGCTTCTGTGCTCCCTTTGCCTCTGTGTGAACTG CTCTTCTTTCCAGTGTTATATTGTGAGCATTGGTTCTTATTTGTTGTTGATTTGAAGCAAAAAATGTTTCTATTTCTTGATTCTTATTTCTCCAAGGATGATGATTATTCAGTTCTCACAAGAAGGAAACTT ATACCCAGGTTTTGTCATGCATGGGATATGTTTGTTGGTTCTAATGTTGATTTTCAACATTTCAAGATTGCGTACCCTCGTGTTCCCAAACAGAGCAATAC AGTTGATTGTGGAGTGTTTGTTATCAAATTTATGGAGATATGGCATTTTGGAGCTGATCTACGCAAGGACTTCTCAGCTGAAGATATACCCAATATCCGGATTCAAATTGTCAACGATCTTCTAATGAGTGAGCACAACAAGGCTGATAGAGTGGTTGTTACTAATTTTCATGGTCAG GTTTGA
- the LOC120701233 gene encoding cytochrome P450 CYP73A100-like: MVVSAARVAVATAASLAAHWLVHSFLQPCHHPALGLLLPAAVFLTIAVLGGGSAPPGPAAVPVFGNWLQVGNDLNHRFLARLSARYGPVFRLRLGVRNLVVVSDPRLAAEVLHTQGVEFGSRPRNVVFDIFTANGADMVFTEYGDHWRRMRRVMTLPFFTARVVQQYRGMWEAEMDAAVADISGDGAAQRGGFIVRRRLQLMLYNIMYRMMFDARFDSVDDPMFVEATRFNSERSRLAQSFEYNYGDFIPILRPFLRGYLDRCRDLQARRLAFFNNNYVEKRRKVMDTPGDKGKLRCAIDHILQAEKSGEITPENVIYIVENINVAAIETTLWSIEWALAEVVNHPAVQRKVRDEIRDVIGDDEPITESNIHRLPYLQAVIKETLRLHSPIPLLVPHMNLEEAKLGGYTIPKGSKVVVNAWWLANNPELWDKPEEFRPERFLGEEKAVDATVGGKVDFRFLPFGVGRRSCPGIILALPILALIVGKLVRSFEMVPPPGVEKLDVSKKGGQFSLHIAKHSVIAFHPISA; encoded by the coding sequence ATGGTGGTATCCGCGGCCAGGGTGGCCGTCGCCACGGCCGCCTCCTTGGCCGCGCACTGGCTCGTCCACTCCTTCCTCCAGCCCTGCCACCACCCCGCGCTGGGCCTGCTCCTGCCGGCCGCCGTCTTCCTCACCATCGCCGTgctgggcggcggcagcgcgccgcCGGGCCCGGCGGCCGTGCCGGTGTTCGGCAACTGGCTGCAGGTGGGGAACGACCTCAACCACCGCTTCCTGGCGCGCCTGTCCGCGCGCTACGGGCCCGTgttccgcctccgcctcggcgtGCGCAACCTCGTCGTCGTCTCCGACCCGCGGCTCGCCGCGGAGGTGCTCCACACGCAGGGGGTGGAGTTCGGCTCCCGCCCCCGCAACGTCGTCTTCGACATCTTCACGGCCAACGGCGCCGACATGGTCTTCACCGAGTACGGCGACCACTGGCGCCGCATGCGCCGCGTCATGACGCTGCCCTTCTTCACGGCGCGCGTCGTGCAGCAGTACCGGGGCATGTGGGAGGCCGAGATGGACGCTGCCGTCGCCGAcatctccggcgacggcgcggcccagcgcggcgGCTTCATCGTGCGGCGCAGGCTGCAGCTCATGCTCTACAACATCATGTACCGGATGATGTTCGACGCGCGCTTCGACTCCGTCGACGACCCCATGTTCGTCGAGGCCACCCGGTTCAACTCCGAGCGCAGCCGCCTCGCGCAGAGCTTCGAGTACAACTACGGCGACTTCATCCCCATCCTGCGCCCCTTCCTGCGAGGCTACCTCGACAGGTGCCGGGACCTGCAGGCCAGGAGGCTCGCCTTCTTCAACAACAACTACGtcgagaagaggaggaaggtcATGGACACGCCGGGGGACAAGGGCAAGCTCCGGTGCGCCATCGACCACATCCTCCAGGCCGAGAAGAGCGGCGAGATCACGCCGGAGAACGTCATCTACATCGTCGAGAACATCAACGTTGCCGCCATCGAGACCACGCTCTGGTCCATCGAGTGGGCGCTCGCCGAGGTCGTCAACCACCCGGCGGTGCAGCGCAAGGTCCGCGACGAGATCAGGGACGTGATCGGGGACGACGAGCCCATCACCGAGTCCAACATCCACAGGCTCCCCTACCTGCAAGCCGTGATCAAGGAGACGCTGCGCCTCCACTCCCCCATCCCGCTGCTCGTCCCGCACATGAACCTCGAGGAGGCCAAGCTCGGCGGGTACACCATCCCCAAGGGCTCCAAGGTGGTGGTGAACGCCTGGTGGCTCGCCAACAACCCGGAGCTGTGGGACAAGCCGGAGGAGTTCCGGCCGGAGCGTTTCTTGGGCGAGGAGAAGGCCGTGGACGCCACCGTCGGCGGGAAGGTGGACTTCAGGTTCCTGCCCTTCGGCGTGGGCCGCCGCAGCTGCCCCGGGATCATCCTGGCCCTGCCCATCCTCGCGCTCATCGTCGGCAAGCTCGTGCGCAGCTTCGAgatggtgccgccgccgggcgtCGAGAAGCTCGACGTCAGCAAGAAAGGCGGGCAGTTCAGCCTACACATTGCCAAGCACTCCGTCATCGCCTTCCACCCAATCTCTGCATGA
- the LOC120654209 gene encoding homeobox protein 12-like, producing MQNYDAGESNFMQVADSTFDSSQMSCSQMLRQMMTTQNMSSINDEQSTYLMDAPIDSFTRMLTEPYYFENNMVITTSRIGEETTDYTYGNTFAKSNVPSNECDNTSNKEASTLNCNSEIENLDPTEEELEEHWYIDLFKRIEHSEEGMRQQIHGEREEEDEQEQEQEQEDVVNNTNKNTSQDQQTEQLEEEDVENFLENERIASSQEKVSEIDSQYVPHEGMEFSTSSEGHKFFNYYGYLAGFAVVIAHHAWTQSRKRNNEIIRITYKCNRQGMQDTSKEGNTQEEEIIAERDTNVLVKTNCKCCMVISERKGIWRVTRLQLEHNHPMSPGESISEHIKI from the exons ATGCAAAATTATGATGCAG GTGAAAGTAATTTCATGCAGGTGGCTGATTCAACTTTTGATAGTTCTCAAATGAGTTGTAGTCAAATGCTTCGTCAAatgatgacaacacaaaacATGTCTAGTATAAATGATGAACAATCAACATATCTCATGGATGCACCTATAGACAGCTTTACAAGAATGCTAACAGAGCCATATTATTTTGAG AACAACATGGTGATTACAACAAGCAGGATAGGTGAAGAAACAACTGATTATACATATGGCAACACATTTGCCAAATCGAATGTGCCATCAAACGAGTGTGACAACACAAGCAACAAAGAGGCAAGCACATTGAACTGCAACAGTGAG ATTGAAAATTTGGATCCTACCGAGGAAGAACTTGAGGAACACTGGTACATCGACCTATTCAAGCGTATAGAACATAGTGAG GAAGGCATGAGGCAGCAAATACAtggagaaagagaagaagaagatgaacaagaacaagaacaagaacaagaagatgtTGTGAACAATACAAACAAAAATACTTCTCAAGATCAGCAAACAGAACAGCTTGAAGAGGAAGATGTTGAAAACTTCTTGGAAAATGAAAGAATAGCATCAAGTCAGGAGAAAGTTTCAGAAATAGATAGTCAATATGTTCCGCATGAGGGGATGGAATTTAGTACATCAAGTGAAGGTCATAAATTCTTCAATTACTATGGTTATTTAGCTGGATTTGCAGTAGTGATAGCTCATCATGCATGGACACAAAGCAGGAAAAGAAATAATGAGATCATAAGAATCACCTACAAATGCAATAGACAAGGAATGCAAGACACATCAAAAGAGGGCAACACACAAGAGGAAGAGATAATTGCAGAAAGAGATACAAATGTGCTAGTGAAGACAAACTGCAAGTGTTGTATGGTAATATCAGAAAGAAAAGGCATATGGAGAGTTACAAGGCTGCAGCTAGAGCACAATCATCCAATGAGTCCAGGGGAAAGTATTTCAGAGCACATAAAAATATGA
- the LOC120701207 gene encoding uncharacterized protein LOC120701207 isoform X2: MRYLRYLGLGGKGRYYLPSSIGDLLSLETFHATGLLMYIPNSLWKIQTLSSVYASQVHYMAGPQIRWNSKLEVMVARHTGQLGEFFAEMKAIKAQIMKNKSPNISCCFVMRYRKEQWDIVERCEGPQFLCYLSEFREWDVVNMLKICCTNLLRNDEDIPELGSLQRLRHLEIGEQSYTGPVITCMSGSFPCVIKLVLHDLVVADWKLERGSMKSLARLTLCKCPNLKHLPEGLLWLPRLRKLDLIAMPQSCYQEGTVAWELEKRGCEVFVSSNEEDFKHLDVTEDF; the protein is encoded by the exons ATGAGATATTTGAGGTATCTTGGCCTCGGAGGCAAAGGGCGCTATTATCTCCCTTCATCAATTGGGGACCTCCTGAGCCTCGAGACATTTCATGCTACAGGATTACTAATGTATATCCCTAATTCCCTGTGGAAGATCCAGACACTGAGCAGTGTGTATGCTAGCCAAGTTCATTACATGGCAGGGCCACAGATCCGTTGGAATTCTAAGCTGGAGGTGATGGTAGCCCGACATACAGGTCAGCTTGGGGAATTTTTTGCAGAAATGAAAGCAATAAAAGCACAAATAATGAAGAACAAGAGCCCCAACATCTCATGCTGCTTTGTCATGCGTTATCGTAAGGAACAATGGGACATTGTGGAGAGGTGCGAAGGGCCACAGTTCCTTTGCTATCTCTCAGAGTTTAGAGAATGGGATGTTGTCAACATGCTAAAGATATGCTGCACAAATCTACTCAGAAATGATGAGGATATACCGGAGCTGGGGAGCCTACAGCGACTCCGGCACCTTGAAATAGGCGAGCAGTCATACACAGGGCCAGTAATTACTTGCATGTCTGGAAGCTTTCCTTGTGTAATAAAGTTGGTGCTCCACGATCTTGTAGTGGCAGATTGGAAACTGGAGCGAGGATCCATGAAATCTCTAGCACGTCTGACACTTTGCAAGTGCCCCAATCTGAAACACCTTCCTGAGGGGTTGTTATGGCTCCCGCGTCTCCGCAAGCTGGACCTCATCGCCATGCCTCAAAGTTGCTACCAGGAAGGTACCGTTGCTTGGGAGCTGGAGAAGAGAGGCTGCGAGGTTTTTGTCTCATCGAACGAGGAAGACTTCAAGCATCTCGATGTTAC GGAAGACTTCTAA
- the LOC120701207 gene encoding disease resistance protein RPH8A-like isoform X1 — MVSSLRTVGVLYIDSLGDVHLPKEIGLMRYLRYLGLGGKGRYYLPSSIGDLLSLETFHATGLLMYIPNSLWKIQTLSSVYASQVHYMAGPQIRWNSKLEVMVARHTGQLGEFFAEMKAIKAQIMKNKSPNISCCFVMRYRKEQWDIVERCEGPQFLCYLSEFREWDVVNMLKICCTNLLRNDEDIPELGSLQRLRHLEIGEQSYTGPVITCMSGSFPCVIKLVLHDLVVADWKLERGSMKSLARLTLCKCPNLKHLPEGLLWLPRLRKLDLIAMPQSCYQEGTVAWELEKRGCEVFVSSNEEDFKHLDVTEDF; from the exons ATGGTGAGCTCACTCCGGACTGTAGGTGTGCTTTACATTGACAGTCTTGGCGATGTTCATCTTCCGAAGGAGATTGGACTGATGAGATATTTGAGGTATCTTGGCCTCGGAGGCAAAGGGCGCTATTATCTCCCTTCATCAATTGGGGACCTCCTGAGCCTCGAGACATTTCATGCTACAGGATTACTAATGTATATCCCTAATTCCCTGTGGAAGATCCAGACACTGAGCAGTGTGTATGCTAGCCAAGTTCATTACATGGCAGGGCCACAGATCCGTTGGAATTCTAAGCTGGAGGTGATGGTAGCCCGACATACAGGTCAGCTTGGGGAATTTTTTGCAGAAATGAAAGCAATAAAAGCACAAATAATGAAGAACAAGAGCCCCAACATCTCATGCTGCTTTGTCATGCGTTATCGTAAGGAACAATGGGACATTGTGGAGAGGTGCGAAGGGCCACAGTTCCTTTGCTATCTCTCAGAGTTTAGAGAATGGGATGTTGTCAACATGCTAAAGATATGCTGCACAAATCTACTCAGAAATGATGAGGATATACCGGAGCTGGGGAGCCTACAGCGACTCCGGCACCTTGAAATAGGCGAGCAGTCATACACAGGGCCAGTAATTACTTGCATGTCTGGAAGCTTTCCTTGTGTAATAAAGTTGGTGCTCCACGATCTTGTAGTGGCAGATTGGAAACTGGAGCGAGGATCCATGAAATCTCTAGCACGTCTGACACTTTGCAAGTGCCCCAATCTGAAACACCTTCCTGAGGGGTTGTTATGGCTCCCGCGTCTCCGCAAGCTGGACCTCATCGCCATGCCTCAAAGTTGCTACCAGGAAGGTACCGTTGCTTGGGAGCTGGAGAAGAGAGGCTGCGAGGTTTTTGTCTCATCGAACGAGGAAGACTTCAAGCATCTCGATGTTAC GGAAGACTTCTAA